Part of the Gloeocapsa sp. DLM2.Bin57 genome is shown below.
AATTGGTGAGATTTCCTCGTATTCTACAGGTCCTTTATTATCGACTGGCTCTCCTAAAACGTTAAAGATACGTCCTAAAGTCTTTTTCCCGACGGGAACACTAATAGGTGCTCCTGTATCAATAATGTCCATACCGCGAACCAAACCATCAGTAGTACTCATTGCTACCGCGCGTACCTGATTATCTCCTAGTAACTGTTGTACTTCACAGGTAACAGCTACTTCTTGTCCCGCTTCATTTGTAGTTTTAACTCTTAGTGCGTTGTAAATATTGGGTAATTTACCACTGGGAAATTGAGCATCGACTACAGGTCCGATGACTTGGGTGATTTTACCAATTGTATCTGTTGTGGCTACCATTAAACTGTGCAGGAAAATACTATTAAATATTGAGTCATTTTTAACTCTAGTCTATTTTGGCACTTTTTAAAAGTAGTCCTAGCCATAGGTGTTCAATTTTTAAAATCTTGAGCAAAACCCCCGAGGAAAGAAGAAATAATTGATAAAACAATCGCACCGATTACCGCGGGCCAAAAGCCATTGACACTTAAAAAATCAGGAGTTAAATAGCTCGCTAAAGACAGGGAAATACCATTGACTACCAGTAAAAATAACCCAAGAGTGAGAATAGTCAAAGGTAAGGTCAAAATAACTAAGATCGGTTTGACTGTTGCGTTGAGAAACCCAATCACCAAAGAAGCGATCGCCGCTCCCGTAAAACTACTTACCGTGATTCCTGGTACTATGTAAGCGGTGATAACCAGGGAAATTGTTGCCAAAGCCCATGTTAAGAGAAAATTTAACATAAAACTACTTTAACCTAATTTTGATCTGTACTTTAACTTTAGCAATTTTTGCTATTATGTTGAAATTGAGGACGTTTCTAAAGAACTAT
Proteins encoded:
- a CDS encoding phage holin family protein, coding for MLNFLLTWALATISLVITAYIVPGITVSSFTGAAIASLVIGFLNATVKPILVILTLPLTILTLGLFLLVVNGISLSLASYLTPDFLSVNGFWPAVIGAIVLSIISSFLGGFAQDFKN